A stretch of Myxococcus hansupus DNA encodes these proteins:
- a CDS encoding ATP-binding protein has protein sequence MADEQREAAVIDAPEKASGVVPSGEGCSLLTPMKPQPSLASSAVESERFHHLSELLHEVVFQLDAQGRLTLLGGAWERLTGVPVSVWQGRPLLEAIHAEDRDCALAVLSAAPGAPAPRREVRVDVGGGQGLRWVELSARALASVPGEVMGTLLDVTPRRSAEEAVTTRERYLEAMVLVQRRMMGHARPEDLYGAVVEPLGHVSAASRVYVFEMHTGEDGTLLASQRAEWVAPGVPPNLEDPNMHGLPFHGSLQPHQAEQLLRGEPVQGVPRDFTDLLAPMLEAQGVRSVLLLPLHVHDQLFGVIGFDNCREPSPWGPIEVNLLSGAAGALSLALEQRTANALRVRTETTLRRTEAGVHLLIEAFPDPVLVHVGDGVLLSVNPALVQYLGFRDASELMGRHMLDLVRPEDRGAAQLHLGQALEGKSAARVVEMPLVRSDGEVVIADLVTLAVVLDGSPARITVARDFTERKRTQAQLMLTDRMASMGLLAAGIAHELNNPLAYVLSNLDFLHSAVGSGRPRMLSPEDIVELRQVLDDAREGAERMRQIVRQLRVFSRVEDGKEEPVDVHQVLESVSQMAASVVRARARLVKDYGEVPLVRGNEGKLFQVFLNLIINAAHAIEEGASETNEIRLTTRVEVGGRVLVVVSDTGQGIPPEHLRRIFDPFFTTKSSGLGTGLGLSICDTIVTALGGHISVESSVGGGTTFRVALNASPPKAPANRPGM, from the coding sequence GTGGCAGACGAGCAGCGGGAAGCGGCAGTCATCGACGCTCCCGAGAAGGCTTCAGGCGTGGTCCCCTCCGGCGAGGGATGCTCCTTGCTGACGCCCATGAAGCCCCAGCCCTCGCTCGCCAGCAGCGCGGTGGAGTCGGAGCGCTTCCATCACCTGTCGGAGCTGTTGCACGAGGTGGTGTTCCAGCTCGACGCGCAGGGGCGGCTCACGCTGCTCGGCGGTGCCTGGGAGCGCCTCACCGGTGTGCCGGTGTCCGTCTGGCAGGGACGTCCGCTGCTGGAGGCCATCCACGCCGAGGACCGGGACTGCGCCCTGGCGGTGTTGTCGGCCGCGCCCGGTGCGCCCGCGCCGCGCCGGGAGGTGCGCGTGGACGTGGGCGGTGGCCAGGGCCTGCGCTGGGTGGAGCTGTCCGCCCGCGCGCTGGCGTCCGTGCCCGGCGAGGTCATGGGCACGCTGCTGGACGTGACGCCGCGGCGCTCCGCCGAGGAGGCTGTCACCACCCGCGAGCGCTACCTGGAAGCCATGGTGCTGGTGCAGCGGCGGATGATGGGCCACGCGCGTCCGGAGGACCTGTACGGCGCCGTCGTCGAGCCGCTGGGCCACGTGTCCGCCGCCAGCCGCGTGTACGTCTTCGAGATGCACACCGGCGAGGACGGCACCCTGCTGGCGTCGCAGCGCGCGGAGTGGGTGGCCCCCGGAGTTCCTCCGAACCTGGAGGACCCCAACATGCACGGCCTGCCCTTCCACGGCTCGCTGCAACCCCACCAGGCCGAGCAGTTGCTCCGGGGCGAGCCCGTGCAGGGCGTGCCCCGCGACTTCACCGACCTGCTGGCGCCCATGCTGGAGGCGCAGGGCGTGCGCTCCGTGCTGCTGCTGCCCCTGCACGTGCATGACCAGCTCTTCGGCGTCATCGGCTTCGACAACTGCCGCGAGCCGAGCCCCTGGGGGCCCATCGAGGTGAACCTGTTGTCGGGCGCCGCGGGCGCGCTGTCGCTTGCGTTGGAGCAGCGCACGGCCAACGCGCTGCGCGTGCGCACGGAGACGACGCTGCGGCGCACCGAGGCCGGCGTCCACCTGCTCATCGAGGCCTTCCCGGACCCGGTGCTGGTGCACGTGGGCGACGGCGTGCTGCTCTCCGTCAACCCGGCGCTGGTGCAGTACCTGGGCTTCCGGGACGCGTCCGAGCTGATGGGCCGCCACATGCTGGACCTGGTCCGCCCCGAGGACCGGGGCGCCGCGCAGCTCCACCTGGGCCAGGCCCTGGAGGGCAAGAGCGCGGCGCGCGTGGTGGAGATGCCGCTGGTGCGCAGCGACGGCGAGGTGGTCATCGCCGACCTGGTGACGCTGGCGGTGGTGCTGGACGGCTCGCCCGCGCGCATCACCGTGGCGCGCGACTTCACCGAGCGCAAGCGCACCCAGGCGCAGTTGATGCTGACCGACCGCATGGCCTCCATGGGCCTTTTGGCCGCCGGCATCGCGCACGAGCTGAACAACCCGCTGGCCTACGTGCTGTCCAACCTGGACTTCTTGCACAGCGCCGTGGGCAGCGGGCGCCCGCGCATGCTGTCGCCGGAGGACATCGTGGAGCTGCGGCAGGTGCTCGACGATGCCCGCGAGGGCGCCGAGCGCATGCGGCAGATTGTCCGCCAGCTCCGCGTCTTCTCACGCGTGGAGGACGGCAAGGAAGAGCCGGTGGACGTCCATCAGGTGCTGGAGTCCGTGTCGCAGATGGCCGCCAGCGTGGTGCGCGCCCGCGCCCGGCTGGTGAAGGACTATGGCGAGGTGCCGCTCGTGCGGGGCAACGAGGGCAAGCTGTTCCAGGTGTTCCTCAACCTCATCATCAACGCGGCGCACGCCATTGAAGAGGGCGCGTCGGAGACGAACGAAATCCGACTCACCACCCGCGTGGAGGTGGGCGGCCGGGTGCTGGTGGTGGTGAGCGACACGGGCCAGGGCATCCCCCCTGAACACCTGCGCCGCATCTTCGACCCCTTCTTCACCACCAAGTCCTCCGGCCTGGGCACCGGCCTGGGGTTGTCCATCTGCGACACCATCGTGACGGCGCTCGGGGGCCATATCTCCGTGGAGTCGTCCGTGGGCGGGGGCACCACCTTCCGCGTGGCCCTCAACGCCTCGCCCCCCAAGGCCCCGGCGAACCGGCCGGGCATGTGA
- a CDS encoding acyltransferase, with the protein MDLDALRREQHKRRLSWMPWLYFVLKPRHRGWAEAWQREVQQHLRDMETVEIEEGCFIAPEARIFAELGRTVVIGRGCSIAADVFLHGPVVLGPGVSINARASLDGGAAGIRIGEGTRIATGATLYAFDHGIAPDRPVRDQPVTSRGLVIGADVWVGANAGITDGVSVGDHAVVAMGAVVTQDVPAWAIVAGVPARVIGDRRERPRTGAPGGWEPGDGA; encoded by the coding sequence GTGGACCTGGACGCGCTTCGCCGTGAGCAGCACAAGCGACGGCTCTCCTGGATGCCGTGGCTCTACTTCGTCCTCAAGCCGCGTCACCGCGGGTGGGCGGAGGCCTGGCAGCGCGAGGTGCAGCAGCACCTGCGCGACATGGAGACGGTGGAAATCGAGGAAGGGTGCTTCATCGCCCCCGAGGCACGCATCTTCGCCGAGCTCGGGCGCACCGTCGTCATCGGCCGGGGGTGCAGCATCGCCGCGGACGTCTTCCTCCATGGCCCCGTGGTGCTGGGGCCGGGGGTGAGCATCAACGCCCGGGCGAGCCTGGACGGCGGCGCGGCGGGCATCCGCATCGGCGAGGGGACTCGCATCGCCACCGGCGCCACCCTCTATGCCTTCGACCATGGAATCGCCCCGGACCGGCCGGTTCGTGACCAGCCCGTGACATCCCGAGGGCTCGTCATCGGCGCGGACGTCTGGGTGGGGGCGAACGCCGGTATCACTGACGGTGTCAGCGTGGGCGACCACGCCGTGGTGGCCATGGGGGCCGTCGTGACGCAGGACGTTCCGGCCTGGGCCATCGTCGCGGGAGTGCCCGCTCGCGTCATTGGCGACCGGCGGGAGCGGCCCCGGACAGGTGCTCCGGGCGGGTGGGAGCCCGGAGACGGAGCGTGA